A window of Micrococcus endophyticus contains these coding sequences:
- a CDS encoding MarR family transcriptional regulator, whose translation MAERGHGDDRGLDGVGAERGDAGGEIDGFEAAVRGLEDAFARMVRQHRQVVTRQAAALKPGLSAGAMKAFITLCNAGTMTPSTLAEHLLLDRAQVSRMVRDLEDEGLITREPDPVDRRSALLTATEEGRARLDAVRGGPAGEGLRADLAHWDRADIHTLVRLLGRLVEEQQARVDRTPDAG comes from the coding sequence GTGGCTGAGCGCGGGCACGGGGACGACCGAGGCCTCGACGGGGTCGGCGCCGAGCGTGGGGACGCGGGAGGCGAGATCGACGGGTTCGAGGCGGCCGTGCGCGGCCTCGAGGACGCGTTCGCCCGGATGGTCCGTCAGCACCGTCAGGTGGTCACCCGCCAGGCGGCGGCACTGAAGCCGGGGCTGTCCGCGGGCGCCATGAAGGCGTTCATCACCCTGTGCAACGCCGGCACCATGACGCCCTCCACGCTGGCCGAGCACCTGCTGCTGGACCGCGCCCAGGTCTCCCGCATGGTCCGGGACCTCGAGGACGAGGGCCTCATCACCCGCGAGCCGGACCCCGTCGACCGCCGCTCCGCCCTGCTCACCGCCACCGAGGAGGGCCGGGCCCGTCTGGACGCCGTGCGCGGCGGACCGGCCGGCGAGGGGCTGCGCGCCGACCTGGCGCACTGGGACCGCGCGGACATCCACACGCTCGTGCGCCTGCTCGGCCGCCTCGTGGAGGAGCAGCAGGCCCGCGTGGACCGCACGCCCGACGCCGGCTGA